A genome region from Gopherus flavomarginatus isolate rGopFla2 chromosome 9, rGopFla2.mat.asm, whole genome shotgun sequence includes the following:
- the SBK1 gene encoding serine/threonine-protein kinase SBK1 isoform X2, with translation MSAGSIEQEPSRKLACCGVPLITEDMQSLAIRTLSGTDINKHYDLIRELGKGTYGKVDLVSHKSTGTKMALKFVNKSKTKLKNFLREFSITNTLSSSPFIIKVFDVVFETEDCYVFAQEYAPGGDLFDIIPPQVGLPEDMVKRCVQQLGLALDYMHSKNLVHRDIKPENVLLFDRDCRRVKLADFGMTRKVGCRVKRISGTIPYTAPEVCQAGRAEGFAVDTSIDVWAFGVLIFCVLTGNFPWEAASASDTFFEEFVRWQKGRLAGLPSQWRRFTDSALRMFQRLLALDPEKRCPIKEVFYFIKYDLMSEVRRRPSYRSRKHAGDKLSAGPHRHETPSSCTPTPLKRTILTEGSGPRLSASEPGLPSPGGASRTDGRQDKGKGQMVLATAIEICV, from the exons ATGAGTGCTGGCTCGATCGAGCAGGAGCCGTCGCGCAAGCTGGCCTGCTGCGGTGTGCCCCTGATCACCGAGGACATGCAATCGCTGGCCATCCGCACGCTCTCCGGCACCGACATCAACAAGCACTATGACCTCATCCGCGAGCTCGGCAAGGGCACCTACGGCAAGGTGGACCTGGTGTCCCACAAAAGCACAG GTACCAAAATGGCATTGAAGTTCGTGAACAAGAGCAAGACGAAGCTGAAGAACTTCTTGCGGGAGTTCAGCATCACCAACACGCTCTCCTCCAGCCCCTTCATCATCAAGGTCTTCGACGTGGTCTTTGAGACTGAAGATTGCTACGTCTTTGCTCAGGAGTACGCGCCTGGCGGGGACCTCTTTGACATCATCCCTCCACAG GTGGGCCTCCCCGAGGACATGGTGAAGCGCTGTGTGCAGCAGCTGGGCCTGGCCCTGGACTACATGCACAGCAAGAACTTGGTGCACCGGGACATCAAGCCAGAGAACGTGCTGCTCTTTGACCGCGACTGCCGCCGGGTGAAGCTGGCCGATTTTGGCATGACCCGCAAGGTGGGCTGCCGAGTGAAGCGCATCAGTGGTACCATACCCTACACGGCACCTGAGGTGTGCCAGGCTGGCCGGGCCGAAGGCTTCGCCGTGGACACCAGCATTGATGTGTGGGCCTTTGGGGTGCTCATCTTCTGCGTTCTGACTGGCAACTTCCCCTGGGAGGCAGCCTCTGCCTCGGACACCTTCTTCGAGGAGTTTGTGCGGTGGCAGAAGGGTCGCCTGGCAGGCCTGCCATCCCAGTGGCGGCGCTTCACAGACAGCGCCCTGCGCATGTTCCAGCGTCTCCTGGCCCTGGACCCTGAGAAGCGCTGCCCCATCAAGGAGGTCTTTTACTTCATCAAGTATGACCTGATGTCAGAGGTGCGCCGCCGGCCCTCCTACCGCTCCCGCAAGCATGCCGGAGATAAGCTCTCTGCCGGCCCCCACCGCCATGAGACacccagctcctgcacccccaccccgctCAAGAGAACCATCCTGACAGAAGGCAGTGGCCCCCGGCTCTCTGCCTCTGAGCCAGGCCTGCCCTCCCCCGGGGGAGCTAGCCGGACGGATGGGCGGCAGGACAAAGGCAAAGGGCAGATGGTCCTGGCCACAGCAATAGAGATTTGTGTCTGA